The following proteins are co-located in the Xanthocytophaga agilis genome:
- a CDS encoding DUF1330 domain-containing protein — MEPNTSERLYITLLLFVKGGKENVFLEYEAAVLPILPKYNGMLHYRIRPEQTAYIQPKEDVPYEIHLVSFASDTDFDNYRQDPERQQYTPLFQESVEKIVLVKGHIMS; from the coding sequence TCCGAACGTCTATATATAACTCTGCTACTTTTTGTTAAGGGTGGGAAAGAAAATGTATTTCTTGAGTATGAAGCTGCTGTTTTACCAATACTCCCTAAATATAATGGCATGTTGCATTATCGTATCAGGCCTGAGCAAACGGCTTACATACAACCTAAAGAGGATGTACCTTATGAAATACATCTAGTATCTTTTGCTTCCGATACTGACTTTGATAACTATCGCCAAGATCCGGAACGCCAGCAATATACTCCTCTATTTCAGGAATCGGTGGAAAAAATAGTGCTTGTTAAAGGCCATATAATGAGTTAA